In bacterium, the following are encoded in one genomic region:
- a CDS encoding bifunctional nuclease family protein, whose protein sequence is MELRELQISHVTPHQIVILEEKAGERTFPIFIGYFEAEAADQAVRGRKHPRPLTHDLVLNVVEGMGASLEGVLVDQLANDTFYGKLLLRTKDGKHVKIDSRPSDAIVLAVKSKVPIYVNEDVLEQVSGEDEE, encoded by the coding sequence ATGGAACTGCGAGAACTCCAGATCAGTCACGTGACGCCGCACCAGATCGTGATCCTGGAGGAAAAGGCGGGGGAGCGAACCTTCCCCATTTTCATTGGCTACTTCGAGGCAGAAGCGGCCGACCAGGCCGTTCGTGGACGCAAGCATCCGCGGCCCCTGACGCACGATCTTGTTCTGAACGTCGTCGAGGGCATGGGCGCGAGCCTCGAAGGCGTCCTCGTCGATCAGCTTGCCAACGATACATTCTACGGCAAGCTCCTGTTGCGGACGAAAGATGGCAAGCACGTGAAGATCGACTCGCGGCCCTCCGATGCGATCGTTCTCGCGGTGAAATCCAAGGTCCCCATTTACGTCAACGAAGATGTCCTCGAGCAGGTCAGCGGGGAAGATGAAGAGTGA
- a CDS encoding NUDIX hydrolase encodes MTADSNRSPSPVFQAGAIPFRRNTNGEIEVLLVTNSSGGLWIFPKGHIDSGRSHIDQAALEAYEEAGIVGTVLDPPIGTFQYAKNSRDYEVEVYLMFVRETLDRWPERANRRRVWVSLDRAAEMHSREDAQEVFELGLRHIRSWHRLRSPRSQMSQYAS; translated from the coding sequence GTGACTGCTGATTCCAACCGTTCCCCCTCCCCCGTCTTCCAGGCCGGTGCCATTCCATTTCGTCGAAATACGAACGGCGAAATTGAAGTTCTATTGGTCACCAATTCCAGCGGCGGGCTTTGGATTTTCCCCAAGGGTCATATCGATTCCGGCCGTTCCCACATCGATCAGGCTGCGCTCGAAGCCTACGAGGAGGCCGGCATCGTCGGAACAGTGCTGGATCCTCCGATTGGAACCTTCCAGTACGCGAAGAACTCGCGCGATTACGAGGTCGAAGTCTACTTGATGTTTGTGCGAGAGACTCTCGATCGCTGGCCAGAGCGGGCTAACCGTCGCCGCGTCTGGGTGTCACTCGACCGTGCGGCAGAAATGCACTCTCGCGAAGATGCCCAGGAGGTCTTCGAACTGGGCCTTCGACACATCCGCAGTTGGCACCGATTGCGTTCCCCGCGCTCCCAGATGAGCCAGTACGCTTCCTGA